From the Lolium rigidum isolate FL_2022 chromosome 2, APGP_CSIRO_Lrig_0.1, whole genome shotgun sequence genome, one window contains:
- the LOC124687244 gene encoding NDR1/HIN1-like protein 1: MSKEKHHKHEHHLRRCCGGFAACLLALVLIVAFIALVVYLALRPTKPSFFLQDLQLRSVHLGDPSLSATAQVTLASRNPNDHVGIFYRRLDVFVTYRDEPVTVPISLPPMYQGHRDVTIWSPVLSGESVPVAAYVADAMKQDIAAGYVALQVKVDGRVKWKVGSWVSGSYHLFVSCPAMLAAGPGGVPLGGGPNGTGGAVASLKFTQPTGCTVGT, encoded by the coding sequence ATGAGCAAGGAGAAGCACCACAAGCACGAGCACCACCTCCGGCGCTGCTGCGGCGGCTTCGCGGCATGCCTCCTGGCCCTGGTCCTCATCGTCGCCTTCATCGCGCTCGTCGTCTACCTCGCGCTCCGCCCCACCAAGCCTTCCTTCTTCCTGCAGGACCTGCAGCTCCGCTCCGTCCACCTCGGGGACCCCTCACTCTCCGCTACTGCGCAGGTCACGCTCGCCTCCCGCAACCCCAATGACCACGTCGGCATCTTCTACCGGCGCCTCGACGTCTTCGTCACCTACCGCGACGAGCCCGTCACGGTGCCGATCTCCCTGCCGCCCATGTACCAGGGACATCGGGATGTCACCATCTGGTCCCCGGTGCTGTCCGGGGAGTCCGTGCCCGTGGCCGCGTACGTCGCCGACGCCATGAAGCAGGACATCGCCGCCGGGTACGTCGCGCTGCAGGTCAAGGTCGACGGCCGCGTCAAGTGGAAGGTCGGGAGCTGGGTCTCCGGCAGCTACCACCTCTTCGTCAGCTGTCCCGCCATGCTCGCTGCCGGACCCGGCGGCGTGCCGCTCGGGGGAGGCCCCAACGGCACCGGTGGCGCCGTCGCGTCACTGAAATTCACGCAGCCGACGGGGTGCACCGTCGGCACGTGA